A single Dermacentor albipictus isolate Rhodes 1998 colony chromosome 3, USDA_Dalb.pri_finalv2, whole genome shotgun sequence DNA region contains:
- the LOC135898104 gene encoding iripin-2-like, translated as MNFLICLAGLLALCAAQEEHKVTGANNQFGFKLLDKIPVSSEVNLFYSPYSVSTAMAMAYVGARGETQHDLHETLGYSSVGLTPDHVPSAHAQHTHLLRAPSNATLRVANAAVVQNGYVVTEEYLGLLRTSFGAEVNLAGLNDEQSVRGINDWVKNKTEGKIEQLLSEPLPPNTRLVLLNAIYFKGLWNTPFEVRATSRAQFFNAGTQRVEVDTMHAQVNAGLAEDDETNADVLDLPYAGLDYSMTIVLPRERNGVDALRQNLSWPVFQRLLSKLNTHALVEVALPKFKIEGSYKLKAPLSALGASKAFDERLADFSGISGSRDLVVYEVVHKAVVEVNEEGSEAAGATAVITYTKSATFGIPFVVDHPFLFFIRNRQTGDVLFAGQVNHL; from the exons ATGAATTTTCTCATCTGCCTCGCGGGGCTCTTGGCTCTGTGCGCCGCCCAAGAGGAGCACAAGGTCACTGGCGCCAACAACCAGTTTGGATTCAAGCTCCTCGACAAGATTCCCGTCTCATCAGAGGTGAACCTCTTCTACTCACCGTACAGCGTGTCCACAGCGATGGCCATGGCCTACGTTGGTGCCAGGGGAGAGACTCAGCACGACCTGCACGAGACGCTCGGTTACTCCTCCGTGGGCTTGACGCCCGACCACGTGCCCAGCGCCCACGCCCAGCACACGCACCTTCTGCGTGCGCCTTCAAACGCGACCCTTCGCGTCGCCAACGCGGCCGTCGTCCAAAATGGCTACGTTGTGACGGAGGAGTACCTGGGACTGCTGCGCACGTCATTCGGGGCCGAGGTCAATCTCGCAGGCTTGAACGATGAGCAGTCCGTGAGAGGAATCAACGACTGGGTCAAGAACAAGACAGAAGGAAAGATTGAGCAGTTGCTCAGCGAGCCTCTTCCTCCTAACACGAGACTGGTTCTCCTGAACGCTATTTACTTCAAGGGTCTGTGGAACACGCCTTTCGAAGTGAGAGCAACGTCGAGGGCGCAGTTCTTCAACGCGGGAACCCAGAGAGTTGAGGTCGACACGATGCACGCCCAGGTGAACGCGGGACTCGCCGAGGACGACGAGACCAACGCTGACGTTCTCGACCTGCCTTACGCCGGGCTCGACTACAGTATGACAATCGTCCTTCCAAGAGAGAGGAACGGAGTGGACGCCTTGAGGCAGAACCTTTCGTGGCCAGTCTTCCAACGCCTCCTGTCCAAGCTCAACACGCATGCCCTCGTCGAAGTGGCGCTGCCCAA GTTCAAGATCGAAGGCTCGTACAAACTAAAGGCGCCCCTGTCGGCGCTCGGAGCCTCGAAGGCCTTCGACGAGCGCCTCGCCGACTTTTCCGGCATCAGCGGCTCCCGCGACCTGGTGGTGTACGAAGTCGTACACAAGGCCGTTGTCGAGGTTAACGAAGAAGGAAGCGAAGCTGCGGGCGCGACGGCAGTCATCACCTACACCAAGAGCGCAACTTTTGGCATTCCCTTCGTGGTCGACCACCCGTTCCTGTTCTTCATCCGCAACAGGCAAACGGGAGACGTCCTGTTCGCGGGTCAAGTGAACCACCTCTAG
- the LOC135898103 gene encoding iripin-2-like, translating into MERRQPIMKTAICIAWLMAVCVAQEETKISSSINSFGFELLREIPVSSQTNIFYSPYSVYTALAMAYVGARGDTMQDLHEALGYSSVGLSPDLVPSLHAKHTRRLREQASNSTLYAANAAVIQEGYNVEQQYLDSLRQYFDAQVSTANLADEHTLTTINDWVKNKTAGKIEELLNAPLSSDARLVILNAIYFKGLWNTPFHAEVTSKAPFFNAGTELVQVDTMHQKLTTGYAQDDETNAQVVDLAYTGLDYSMVIVLPRERDGADALRRNFSLPLYHRLLLKLRDTEVDVALPKFKSESLYKLKGPLSQLGASKVFDKQQADFSGISGSRDLFVSDVVHKAVVEVNEEGSEAAGATAVIFHVESLSVSTPFVVDHPFLFFIHNRRTGDILFAGQLNHL; encoded by the exons ATGGAACGCCGTCAG CCCATCATGAAAACAGCCATCTGCATCGCGTGGCTCATGGCGGTTTGCGTTGCTCAAGAGGAAACCAAGATTTCCAGTTCCATTAACTCGTTCGGTTTCGAGCTCCTCCGAGAGATCCCGGTCTCGTCTCAGACGAACATCTTCTACTCACCGTACAGCGTGTACACGGCATTGGCTATGGCCTACGTTGGCGCCAGAGGCGATACTATGCAAGACTTGCACGAGGCGCTCGGTTACTCGTCAGTAGGCTTAAGTCCCGACCTCGTACCGAGCCTCCACGCCAAGCACACACGTCGGCTACGTGAGCAAGCTTCAAATTCAACGCTCTACGCCGCCAACGCCGCTGTTATTCAGGAGGGCTACAACGTGGAACAACAGTACCTAGACTCACTCAGACAGTACTTCGACGCCCAAGTAAGTACAGCAAATTTGGCAGATGAACATACCTTGACGACCATCAACGACTGGGTCAAGAACAAAACGGCAGGAAAAATAGAGGAGTTGCTCAATGCACCCCTTTCCTCGGACGCAAGGTTGGTCATTCTGAACGCCATCTACTTCAAGGGGCTGTGGAACACCCCATTTCATGCCGAGGTCACGTCCAAGGCTCCTTTCTTCAATGCAGGAACAGAGCTGGTGCAGGTAGACACGATGCATCAAAAGCTTACGACGGGATACGCTCAGGACGACGAGACGAACGCGCAAGTCGTCGACCTGGCTTACACTGGACTTGACTACAGCATGGTTATTGTCCTGCCACGAGAGAGAGACGGTGCGGATGCTCTCAGGCGTAACTTTTCGTTGCCGCTCTACCATCGTCTGCTGTTGAAGCTCAGGGACACAGAGGTTGATGTCGCGCTGCCCAA ATTCAAGAGTGAAAGCCTGTACAAGCTGAAGGGGCCTCTGTCGCAGCTGGGAGCATCGAAGGTCTTCGACAAGCAACAAGCCGACTTCTCGGGCATCAGCGGGTCTCGCGATCTGTTCGTCTCCGACGTGGTGCACAAGGCCGTGGTCGAGGTGAACGAAGAAGGCAGCGAGGCGGCGGGTGCCACGGCTGTTATTTTTCACGTTGAGAGCCTGAGTGTAAGCACGCCATTCGTGGTCGACCACCCCTTCCTGTTTTTCATCCACAACAGACGTACGGGAGACATTCTTTTTGCGGGTCAACTGAACCATCTCTAG